GTCGTTTTTTGGAATCGGCAGGGACAGGCAGGCTCCCCTGCTTTAATTTAAGGCCAAATCAGGTTATTTTCTCCTTTTTTACTTGACGACCAGGGAAATGGCTTATATTTTACCTGAAGGTTAATTAACCATATGGTTCAATACGAAGCGACAGTTGATCATTTAAGCAGTACCTTTGCTGCGCTTGCCGATCCGACACGCCGGCAAATTCTCGCTACGCTTAAAAATGGCGAGGTTACGGTTAAAGAACTCGCTGAACCATTTTCTATGAGTCTTCCTGCGATTACCAAGCACCTCAAAGTGCTGGAAAGAGCCGGCTTGATTTCGAGAGGAAGGGAAGCTCAATGGCGCCCCGCTAGATTGGAAGTCGGCCGATTGAAAGAAGCCTCCGATTGGATCGATCGATATCGCCAATTATGGGAGGAAAGATTTGATCGGCTGGATGAATATCTGCGGGAACTCCAACGGAAGGATTTTAAAGATGAATAGATTCAAGGAGAAATCGAATCGTGAAAAATGAAAAAATCAAAAGCATCGTGTATTGGATAGCTACTGCGCTTACGGCAGCTAATTATGCGTTCGGTGGAGTCGTCTACCTAAGTCGTAATGCAGAAGTGGCCGCGGGCATGAGCCAATTAGGTTATCCACTTTATTTCGCATCGATTTTAGGCTTTTGGAAAATACTGGGCGCTATCGCCATCGTTATACCGCGATTTCCGTTAGTGAAGGAGTGGGCGT
The Leptospira fainei serovar Hurstbridge str. BUT 6 genome window above contains:
- a CDS encoding DoxX family protein; this encodes MKNEKIKSIVYWIATALTAANYAFGGVVYLSRNAEVAAGMSQLGYPLYFASILGFWKILGAIAIVIPRFPLVKEWAYAGMVFNLTAAAASNAFVGNAVVHIITPLIGLVLVVASWALRPASRTLLFKS
- a CDS encoding ArsR/SmtB family transcription factor encodes the protein MVQYEATVDHLSSTFAALADPTRRQILATLKNGEVTVKELAEPFSMSLPAITKHLKVLERAGLISRGREAQWRPARLEVGRLKEASDWIDRYRQLWEERFDRLDEYLRELQRKDFKDE